The Tenrec ecaudatus isolate mTenEca1 chromosome 6, mTenEca1.hap1, whole genome shotgun sequence genome has a window encoding:
- the MAP3K12 gene encoding mitogen-activated protein kinase kinase kinase 12 isoform X2, with protein sequence MACLHETRTPSPSFGGFVSTLSEASMRKLDPDTSDCTPEKDLTPTHVLQLHEQEAGGPGGATGSPERRASRVRADEVRLQCQSGSGFLEGLFGCLRPVWTMIGKAYSTEHKQQQEDLWEVPFEEILDLQWVGSGAQGAVFLGRFHGEEVAVKKVRDLKETDIKHLRKLKHPNIITFKGVCTQAPCYCILMEFCAQGQLYEVLRAGRPVTPSLLVDWSMGIAGGMNYLHLHKIIHRDLKSPNMLITYDDVVKISDFGTSKELSDKSTKMSFAGTVAWMAPEVIRNEPVSEKVDIWSFGVVLWELLTGEIPYKDVDSSAIIWGVGSNSLHLPVPSSCPDGFKILLRQCWNSKPRNRPSFRQILLHLDIASADVLSTPQETYFKSQAEWREEVKLHFEKIKSEGTCLHRLEEELVMRRREELRHALDIREHYERKLERANNLYMELNALMLQLELKERELLRREQALERRCPGLLKPHPSRGLLHGNTVEKLIKKRNVPQKLSPHSKRPDILKTESLLPKLDAALSGVGLPGCPKGPPSPGRSRRGKTRHRKASAKGSCGDLLGLRAAVPAPEPGPVSPGGPGGGPSGWEACPPALRGLHHDLLLRKMSSSSPDLLSAALGTRGRRASGEAGEPGSPPAARGDTPPSEGSAPGSTSPDSPGGAKGEPPPRGPGEGVGLLGTAREGPAGRGSRAGAQHLTPAALLYRAAVTRSQKRGLSSEEEEGEVDSEVELPSSQRWPQGLNMRQSLSTFSSENPSDGEEGTASEPSPSGTPEVGSTNTDERPDERSDDMCSQGSEIPLDPPASGVAPGPESSSLPAPQQDCLRREQGPPSSEDSDCDSTELDNCNSGDALRPPASLPP encoded by the exons ATGGCCTGCCTCCACGAGACCCGTACCCCATCTCCCTCCTTTGGGGGCTTTGTGTCAACCCTCAGCGAGGCATCTATGCGCAAGCTCGATCCAGACACTTCTGACTGCACCCCCGAGAAGGACCTGACGCCAACCCA TGTCCTGCAGCTCCACGAGCAGGAAGCAGGAGGCCCTGGGGGAGCAACTGGGTCCCCCGAGCGCCGTGCGTCCCGGGTGCGTGCTGATGAGGTGCGGCTGCAGTGTCAGAGTGGCAGTGGCTTCCTGGAAGGCCTCTTTGGCTGCCTGCGCCCGGTCTGGACCATGATTGGCAAAGCGTACTCCACTGAGCACAAGCAGCAGCAGGAAG ACCTCTGGGAGGTCCCCTTTGAGGAAATCCTGGACCTGCAGTGGGTGGGCTCAGGGGCCCAGGGTGCTGTCTTCCTGGGGCGATTCCACGGGGAAGAGGTGGCTGTGAAGAAGGTGCGGGACCTCAAGGAGACCGACATCAAGCACCTGCGAAAGCTGAAGCACCCCAACATCATCACTTTCAA GGGTGTGTGCACCCAGGCCCCCTGCTACTGCATCCTCATGGAGTTCTGTGCCCAGGGCCAGCTGTATGAGGTCCTGCGAGCTGGCCGCCCTGTCACCCCCTCCCTGCTGGTTGACTGGTCCATGGGCATTGCTGGCGGCATGAATTACCTGCATCTGCACAAGATCATCCACAGAGACCTCAAGTCCCCCAA CATGCTGATCACCTATGACGATGTGGTGAAGATCTCGGATTTTGGCACTTCCAAGGAGCTGAGTGACAAGAGCACCAAGATGTCCTTTGCAGGGACGGTAGCATGGATGGCCCCTGAGGTGATCCGCAACGAGCCTGTGTCTGAGAAGGTGGATATCTG gtcCTTTGGTGTTGTGCTGTGGGAACTCCTGACTGGTGAGATCCCTTACAAAGACGTGGATTCCTCAGCCATCATCTGGGGCGTGGGAAGCAACAGTCTCCATCTGCCTGTGCCCTCTAGCTGTCCGGATGGCTTCAAAATCCTCCTTCGCCAATGCTG GAACAGCAAACCACGCAATCGGCCATCATTCCGACAGATCCTGCTGCACTTGGACATCGCCTCGGCCGACGTGCTCTCCACGCCCCAGGAGACTTACTTTAAGTCCCAG GCCGAGTGGCGGGAGGAGGTAAAGCTGCATTTTGAAAAGATTAAGTCAGAAGGGACCTGTCTACACCGCCTGGAAGAGGAGCTGGTCATGCGGAGGAGGGAGGAGCTCAG ACATGCCTTGGACATCAGGGAGCACTATGAACGGAAGCTGGAGAGGGCCAACAATCTCTACATGGAACTCAATGCCCTGATGCTacagctggagctcaaggaacGTGAGCTGCTCAG GCGGGAGCAGGCTTTAGAGCGGAGgtgcccgggcctgctgaagccaCATCCCTCCCGAGGCCTCCTGCACGGGAACACGGTGGAGAAGCTCATCAAGAAGAGGAATGTGCCACAGAAGCTGTCACCCCACAGCAAAAG gccagaTATCCTCAAGACAGAGTCCTTACTACCTAAATTAGATGCAGCCCTGAGCGGGGTGGGACTTCCTGGCTGCCCTAAAGGCCCCCCCTCACCAGGACGGAGTCGGCGTGGCAAGACTCGTCACCGCAAGGCCAGCGCCAAAGGCAGCTGTGGAGACCTGCTTGGGCTTCGTGCAGCTGTGCCAGCCCCTGAACCTGGACCAGTTAGCCCAGGGGGACCGGGAGGGGGGCCTTCAGGCTGGGAGGCCTGTCCCCCCGCCCTCCGTGGGCTCCATCATGACCTTCTGCTCCGCAAAATGTCATCATCCTCTCCTGACCTGCTGTCAGCAGCACTGGGCACCAGGGGCCGGAGGGCCTCAGGGGAAGCTGGAGAACCTGGCTCACCCCCTGCAGCCCGGGGTGACACCCCACCAAGTGAGGGGTCAGCCCCTGGCTCGACCAGCCCGGATTCACCTGGAGGGGCCAAAGGGGAACCACCTCCGAGAGgacctggtgagggggtggggctaCTGGGAACTGCGAGGGAAGGGCCAGCTGGCCGGGGGAGTCGGGCCGGGGCCCAGCACTTGACCCCCGCCGCACTGCTGTACAGGGCTGCTGTCACCCGAAGTCAG AAACGAGGCCTCtcttcagaggaggaggagggggaggtggaCAGTGAAGTAGAGCTGCCATCAAGCCAGAG GTGGCCTCAGGGCCTGAACATGCGGCAGTCACTATCTACCTTCAGCTCTGAGAACCCGTCAGATGGGGAAGAAGGCACAGCGAGTGAGCCTTCCCCCAGCGGCACACCAGAGGTTGGCAGCACCAACACTGATGAGCGACCAGATGAAAGGTCTGATGACATGTGCTCCCAGGGCTCGGAGATCCCACTGGACCCCCCTGCTTCAGGGGTGGCCCCTGGCCCAGAATCTAGCTCCTTGCCTGCCCCACAGCAGGATTGTCTCAGAAGGGAGCAG GGCCCTCCCAGTTCGGAAGATTCAGACTGTGACAGCACTGAACTGGACAACTGCAACAGTGGCGATGCCTTGCggccccctgcctccctcccgcCATGA
- the MAP3K12 gene encoding mitogen-activated protein kinase kinase kinase 12 isoform X1: protein MACLHETRTPSPSFGGFVSTLSEASMRKLDPDTSDCTPEKDLTPTQCVLRDVVPLGVQGGGGPSPSPGGEPPPEPFANSVLQLHEQEAGGPGGATGSPERRASRVRADEVRLQCQSGSGFLEGLFGCLRPVWTMIGKAYSTEHKQQQEDLWEVPFEEILDLQWVGSGAQGAVFLGRFHGEEVAVKKVRDLKETDIKHLRKLKHPNIITFKGVCTQAPCYCILMEFCAQGQLYEVLRAGRPVTPSLLVDWSMGIAGGMNYLHLHKIIHRDLKSPNMLITYDDVVKISDFGTSKELSDKSTKMSFAGTVAWMAPEVIRNEPVSEKVDIWSFGVVLWELLTGEIPYKDVDSSAIIWGVGSNSLHLPVPSSCPDGFKILLRQCWNSKPRNRPSFRQILLHLDIASADVLSTPQETYFKSQAEWREEVKLHFEKIKSEGTCLHRLEEELVMRRREELRHALDIREHYERKLERANNLYMELNALMLQLELKERELLRREQALERRCPGLLKPHPSRGLLHGNTVEKLIKKRNVPQKLSPHSKRPDILKTESLLPKLDAALSGVGLPGCPKGPPSPGRSRRGKTRHRKASAKGSCGDLLGLRAAVPAPEPGPVSPGGPGGGPSGWEACPPALRGLHHDLLLRKMSSSSPDLLSAALGTRGRRASGEAGEPGSPPAARGDTPPSEGSAPGSTSPDSPGGAKGEPPPRGPGEGVGLLGTAREGPAGRGSRAGAQHLTPAALLYRAAVTRSQKRGLSSEEEEGEVDSEVELPSSQRWPQGLNMRQSLSTFSSENPSDGEEGTASEPSPSGTPEVGSTNTDERPDERSDDMCSQGSEIPLDPPASGVAPGPESSSLPAPQQDCLRREQGPPSSEDSDCDSTELDNCNSGDALRPPASLPP, encoded by the exons ATGGCCTGCCTCCACGAGACCCGTACCCCATCTCCCTCCTTTGGGGGCTTTGTGTCAACCCTCAGCGAGGCATCTATGCGCAAGCTCGATCCAGACACTTCTGACTGCACCCCCGAGAAGGACCTGACGCCAACCCAGTGTGTGCTCCGAGATGTCGTGCCTCTTGGCGTGCAGGGCGGGGGTgggcccagcccctccccaggTGGAGAGCCGCCCCCTGAGCCATTTGCCAACAGTGTCCTGCAGCTCCACGAGCAGGAAGCAGGAGGCCCTGGGGGAGCAACTGGGTCCCCCGAGCGCCGTGCGTCCCGGGTGCGTGCTGATGAGGTGCGGCTGCAGTGTCAGAGTGGCAGTGGCTTCCTGGAAGGCCTCTTTGGCTGCCTGCGCCCGGTCTGGACCATGATTGGCAAAGCGTACTCCACTGAGCACAAGCAGCAGCAGGAAG ACCTCTGGGAGGTCCCCTTTGAGGAAATCCTGGACCTGCAGTGGGTGGGCTCAGGGGCCCAGGGTGCTGTCTTCCTGGGGCGATTCCACGGGGAAGAGGTGGCTGTGAAGAAGGTGCGGGACCTCAAGGAGACCGACATCAAGCACCTGCGAAAGCTGAAGCACCCCAACATCATCACTTTCAA GGGTGTGTGCACCCAGGCCCCCTGCTACTGCATCCTCATGGAGTTCTGTGCCCAGGGCCAGCTGTATGAGGTCCTGCGAGCTGGCCGCCCTGTCACCCCCTCCCTGCTGGTTGACTGGTCCATGGGCATTGCTGGCGGCATGAATTACCTGCATCTGCACAAGATCATCCACAGAGACCTCAAGTCCCCCAA CATGCTGATCACCTATGACGATGTGGTGAAGATCTCGGATTTTGGCACTTCCAAGGAGCTGAGTGACAAGAGCACCAAGATGTCCTTTGCAGGGACGGTAGCATGGATGGCCCCTGAGGTGATCCGCAACGAGCCTGTGTCTGAGAAGGTGGATATCTG gtcCTTTGGTGTTGTGCTGTGGGAACTCCTGACTGGTGAGATCCCTTACAAAGACGTGGATTCCTCAGCCATCATCTGGGGCGTGGGAAGCAACAGTCTCCATCTGCCTGTGCCCTCTAGCTGTCCGGATGGCTTCAAAATCCTCCTTCGCCAATGCTG GAACAGCAAACCACGCAATCGGCCATCATTCCGACAGATCCTGCTGCACTTGGACATCGCCTCGGCCGACGTGCTCTCCACGCCCCAGGAGACTTACTTTAAGTCCCAG GCCGAGTGGCGGGAGGAGGTAAAGCTGCATTTTGAAAAGATTAAGTCAGAAGGGACCTGTCTACACCGCCTGGAAGAGGAGCTGGTCATGCGGAGGAGGGAGGAGCTCAG ACATGCCTTGGACATCAGGGAGCACTATGAACGGAAGCTGGAGAGGGCCAACAATCTCTACATGGAACTCAATGCCCTGATGCTacagctggagctcaaggaacGTGAGCTGCTCAG GCGGGAGCAGGCTTTAGAGCGGAGgtgcccgggcctgctgaagccaCATCCCTCCCGAGGCCTCCTGCACGGGAACACGGTGGAGAAGCTCATCAAGAAGAGGAATGTGCCACAGAAGCTGTCACCCCACAGCAAAAG gccagaTATCCTCAAGACAGAGTCCTTACTACCTAAATTAGATGCAGCCCTGAGCGGGGTGGGACTTCCTGGCTGCCCTAAAGGCCCCCCCTCACCAGGACGGAGTCGGCGTGGCAAGACTCGTCACCGCAAGGCCAGCGCCAAAGGCAGCTGTGGAGACCTGCTTGGGCTTCGTGCAGCTGTGCCAGCCCCTGAACCTGGACCAGTTAGCCCAGGGGGACCGGGAGGGGGGCCTTCAGGCTGGGAGGCCTGTCCCCCCGCCCTCCGTGGGCTCCATCATGACCTTCTGCTCCGCAAAATGTCATCATCCTCTCCTGACCTGCTGTCAGCAGCACTGGGCACCAGGGGCCGGAGGGCCTCAGGGGAAGCTGGAGAACCTGGCTCACCCCCTGCAGCCCGGGGTGACACCCCACCAAGTGAGGGGTCAGCCCCTGGCTCGACCAGCCCGGATTCACCTGGAGGGGCCAAAGGGGAACCACCTCCGAGAGgacctggtgagggggtggggctaCTGGGAACTGCGAGGGAAGGGCCAGCTGGCCGGGGGAGTCGGGCCGGGGCCCAGCACTTGACCCCCGCCGCACTGCTGTACAGGGCTGCTGTCACCCGAAGTCAG AAACGAGGCCTCtcttcagaggaggaggagggggaggtggaCAGTGAAGTAGAGCTGCCATCAAGCCAGAG GTGGCCTCAGGGCCTGAACATGCGGCAGTCACTATCTACCTTCAGCTCTGAGAACCCGTCAGATGGGGAAGAAGGCACAGCGAGTGAGCCTTCCCCCAGCGGCACACCAGAGGTTGGCAGCACCAACACTGATGAGCGACCAGATGAAAGGTCTGATGACATGTGCTCCCAGGGCTCGGAGATCCCACTGGACCCCCCTGCTTCAGGGGTGGCCCCTGGCCCAGAATCTAGCTCCTTGCCTGCCCCACAGCAGGATTGTCTCAGAAGGGAGCAG GGCCCTCCCAGTTCGGAAGATTCAGACTGTGACAGCACTGAACTGGACAACTGCAACAGTGGCGATGCCTTGCggccccctgcctccctcccgcCATGA